In Lactococcus garvieae subsp. garvieae, the following proteins share a genomic window:
- a CDS encoding Cof-type HAD-IIB family hydrolase — translation MIKHIFTDMDGTLLDTRGSLSDTNRWSVCLSDIPVTLVSARSPIEMGPTLNKLQLKTPQIAFNGNLTFTQNDFGIQVIEKHTLPADIVSTLLDYFSANFPNVSLSWYSLAHWYIKKQDKGVFFQKTLTGAEPRIKAFDEQSEIYKIMLMTFNPEEMLQIEQALKELDISNIHVTRSTAHTLEITSAEKTKADAAQAILEEKEIDFEEIAAIGDGHNDIPLLKVAGLPIAVDNASEEVKAHVKIVVAKNTDHGVTEALSAIREINEQVTL, via the coding sequence ATGATTAAACACATTTTTACAGACATGGATGGAACACTTCTCGACACACGTGGCAGCCTTTCTGATACAAACCGCTGGTCTGTCTGTCTGAGTGATATCCCCGTTACTCTTGTTTCCGCACGAAGCCCGATTGAGATGGGCCCTACATTGAATAAACTTCAGCTGAAAACACCACAGATCGCTTTCAACGGAAACCTGACTTTTACCCAAAATGACTTTGGGATTCAAGTGATTGAAAAGCACACCTTACCGGCTGACATTGTTTCTACCCTTTTGGACTACTTCTCTGCTAACTTTCCAAATGTAAGTCTTAGCTGGTACAGCTTGGCACACTGGTACATTAAGAAGCAGGACAAGGGCGTCTTCTTCCAAAAAACCCTTACCGGAGCTGAACCGCGTATTAAAGCATTTGATGAGCAATCTGAAATTTACAAAATTATGCTGATGACGTTCAATCCTGAGGAAATGCTCCAAATCGAACAAGCTTTGAAAGAGCTAGATATCTCTAATATCCATGTGACACGTTCTACAGCCCATACTTTGGAGATTACATCTGCTGAGAAAACCAAAGCCGATGCTGCGCAAGCTATTTTGGAAGAAAAGGAAATTGACTTTGAGGAAATTGCCGCAATTGGTGACGGACATAACGATATTCCGCTCTTGAAGGTTGCAGGTCTTCCTATCGCAGTGGACAATGCTAGCGAAGAAGTGAAAGCTCATGTTAAAATAGTGGTAGCTAAAAATACAGATCACGGTGTAACTGAGGCGCTCTCAGCTATTCGTGAAATCAATGAACAGGTAACCTTATGA
- a CDS encoding amino acid permease, which yields MENSNQKLKSSMKTRHVIMLSLGGAIGAGLFAGSSNAIQAAGPAVMIAYLLAGVILYVVMHGVGQIILHQKENTVGLAGLISPYVGKRFAHFTDWVYWSLWMAVMVAESAAIAQFLGVWLPQIPSWIFVLIVAIITLGLNLYSVRVFAETEYWLAWTKIIVILILIVVGLYLVATQVFHLGLSDGLGRMNTYGGFMPNGMQGVFNSMLIVLYSYGGSELIALTVAEVENPKEAIPRAIRGVIIRIFSFYVIPMFIFVELYSWKFLSTTKESPFVLIFEKLGIPGAALIVNFVIILALFSVINSAIYATSRSVYSRAKDAKGPLGQTLGRLSKKQIPVGAIIFCSGMLFIGAILSFIFGDNLFVYLAGSISYTILIVWMMLLIAAIIFYFKTGLGGWFIKIVSILTLIVLLIVGYNVVISNPWGISVFALVVCLLSLLSYRKK from the coding sequence TTGGAAAATTCTAATCAAAAACTGAAGTCTTCAATGAAGACGAGACATGTGATTATGCTATCACTTGGTGGCGCCATTGGAGCGGGCTTATTTGCGGGTTCCAGTAACGCCATCCAAGCCGCTGGGCCAGCGGTAATGATTGCTTATCTTTTAGCAGGCGTAATTTTATATGTCGTGATGCATGGCGTCGGCCAAATAATCCTCCATCAAAAAGAGAACACTGTTGGTTTAGCGGGGCTCATCTCCCCTTATGTTGGGAAAAGATTTGCCCACTTTACAGACTGGGTGTATTGGTCATTATGGATGGCTGTTATGGTAGCAGAATCAGCAGCCATTGCTCAATTTTTAGGAGTCTGGCTTCCCCAAATTCCATCTTGGATTTTTGTACTTATAGTAGCTATTATTACCTTGGGGCTAAATCTTTATTCAGTACGTGTCTTTGCGGAAACAGAATATTGGCTTGCTTGGACAAAAATTATTGTCATTCTTATTCTGATTGTTGTGGGACTTTATTTAGTCGCCACTCAAGTTTTCCATCTCGGCCTCAGCGATGGTCTTGGAAGAATGAATACTTATGGTGGATTTATGCCTAATGGTATGCAGGGGGTATTTAATTCCATGCTTATCGTTCTTTATTCTTATGGAGGATCAGAACTCATCGCCTTGACGGTTGCAGAAGTAGAGAATCCTAAGGAAGCTATACCCAGAGCAATTCGAGGAGTTATTATCCGTATTTTCTCTTTCTATGTTATCCCAATGTTTATCTTTGTGGAGCTCTACTCATGGAAGTTCTTGAGTACAACAAAAGAAAGCCCATTTGTCTTGATTTTTGAAAAGCTTGGGATTCCAGGGGCAGCTTTGATTGTTAACTTTGTTATTATTTTAGCTCTCTTTTCAGTTATTAACTCGGCGATTTATGCCACATCACGGTCGGTTTATTCACGGGCCAAAGACGCCAAAGGACCCCTCGGACAAACGCTAGGTAGACTTTCTAAGAAACAAATTCCTGTCGGAGCAATTATCTTTTGCTCAGGCATGCTCTTTATTGGCGCCATTCTCTCCTTTATTTTTGGCGATAATCTTTTTGTCTATCTTGCAGGATCTATCTCTTACACGATTCTTATTGTATGGATGATGCTCTTGATTGCTGCGATTATTTTCTATTTTAAAACAGGACTTGGCGGTTGGTTTATCAAGATAGTTTCCATCCTAACTTTAATTGTACTGCTTATTGTGGGCTACAACGTTGTGATTTCAAATCCATGGGGAATTTCTGTATTTGCCTTAGTCGTCTGCCTTCTCAGCCTTTTAAGCTATCGTAAAAAATAA